The following proteins are co-located in the Conyzicola lurida genome:
- the nrdH gene encoding glutaredoxin-like protein NrdH, protein MITVYSKPSCVQCTATYRALDKKGIEYTVFDVSVDDKALETVKQLGYLQAPVVVTENDHWSGFRPDKIALIAS, encoded by the coding sequence ATGATCACGGTCTACAGCAAGCCTTCCTGCGTGCAGTGCACAGCCACCTACCGCGCCCTCGACAAGAAGGGCATCGAGTACACGGTTTTCGATGTCTCCGTCGACGACAAGGCGCTCGAGACCGTCAAGCAGCTGGGCTACCTGCAGGCGCCGGTCGTCGTGACCGAGAACGACCACTGGAGCGGGTTCCGCCCCGACAAGATCGCCCTCATCGCCTCCTGA
- the nrdE gene encoding class 1b ribonucleoside-diphosphate reductase subunit alpha, which yields MDYHSLNAMLNLYGPDGEIQFEKDHEATREYFLQHVNQNTVFFHSLRERLDYLVENEYYDGTLLDSYSFEFVSKLNDLAYSKKFRFQSFLGAFKYYTSYTLKTFDGDRYLERFEDRIVMTALGLAAGVESVAINLVEEMLSGRFQPATPTFLNSGKAQRGELVSCFLLRIEDNMESISRGINSSLQLSKRGGGVALLLSNIREAGAPIKQIKNQSSGIIPVMKLLEDSFSYANQLGARQGAGAVYLNAHHPDIMRFLDTKRENADEKIRIKTLSLGVVVPDITFELAKNDEWMYLFSPYDVEKFYGVPFGDISVTEKYREMVDNPAITKTKIKAREFFQTIAEIQFESGYPYIMFEDTVNAANPIKGRINMSNLCSEILQVNTPTTYNDDLSYNEIGKDISCNLGSMNIALAMDSPDFGLTVETAVRGLTAVSNQSHISSVRSIEDGNDRSHAIGLGQMNLHGYLARERIFYGSEEGIDFTNIYFYTVLFNALRASNRIAIEQATTFDGFEDSTYASGAFFDKYTDAEWAPATARVAELFANSNVHVPTQADWAELKASVMQHGIYNQNLQAVPPTGSISYINNSTSSIHPIAAKIEIRKEGKLGRVYYPAPFMTNDNLEYYQDAYEIGSEKIIDTYAAATQHVDQGLSLTLFFKDTATTRDINKAQIYAWRKGIKTIYYIRLRQMALEGTEVDGCVSCML from the coding sequence ATGGACTACCACTCCCTCAACGCGATGCTGAACCTCTACGGCCCCGACGGCGAGATCCAGTTCGAGAAGGACCACGAGGCGACTCGCGAGTACTTCCTCCAGCACGTCAACCAGAACACGGTGTTCTTCCACTCGCTGCGTGAACGCCTCGACTACCTGGTTGAGAACGAGTACTACGACGGAACGCTGCTCGACAGCTACTCGTTCGAGTTCGTCAGCAAACTCAACGACCTCGCCTACTCGAAGAAGTTCCGCTTCCAGTCCTTCCTCGGCGCGTTCAAGTACTACACGTCGTACACGCTGAAGACCTTCGACGGCGACCGCTACCTCGAGCGCTTCGAAGATCGCATCGTGATGACCGCCCTCGGCCTGGCCGCCGGTGTCGAGTCGGTCGCGATCAACCTCGTCGAAGAGATGCTGTCCGGCCGCTTCCAGCCGGCCACCCCGACCTTCCTCAACTCGGGCAAGGCGCAGCGCGGCGAACTCGTCTCGTGCTTCCTCCTCCGCATCGAGGACAACATGGAGTCGATCTCGCGCGGCATCAACTCGTCGCTGCAGCTCTCCAAGCGTGGCGGCGGCGTGGCCCTGCTGCTGAGCAACATCCGCGAGGCCGGTGCGCCGATCAAGCAGATCAAGAACCAGTCGTCGGGCATCATCCCCGTCATGAAGCTGCTCGAAGACTCCTTCAGCTACGCCAACCAGCTCGGTGCCCGCCAGGGCGCCGGCGCGGTCTACCTGAACGCGCACCACCCCGACATCATGCGGTTCCTCGACACCAAGCGCGAGAACGCCGACGAGAAGATCCGCATCAAGACCCTGAGCCTCGGCGTCGTCGTTCCCGACATCACGTTCGAACTCGCCAAGAACGACGAGTGGATGTACCTCTTCTCGCCGTACGACGTCGAGAAGTTCTACGGCGTTCCCTTCGGCGACATCTCGGTCACCGAGAAGTACCGCGAGATGGTCGACAACCCCGCGATCACAAAGACCAAGATCAAGGCGCGCGAGTTCTTCCAGACGATCGCCGAGATCCAGTTCGAGTCCGGCTACCCGTACATCATGTTCGAAGACACCGTGAACGCCGCGAACCCCATCAAGGGCCGCATCAACATGTCGAACCTGTGCTCCGAGATCCTCCAGGTCAACACCCCGACGACCTACAACGACGACCTCTCGTACAACGAGATCGGCAAGGACATCAGCTGCAACCTCGGCTCGATGAACATCGCGCTGGCCATGGACTCGCCCGACTTCGGCCTCACGGTCGAGACCGCGGTGCGCGGCTTGACCGCCGTCTCCAACCAGAGCCACATCTCGTCCGTGCGTTCGATCGAAGACGGCAACGACCGCTCGCACGCCATCGGCCTCGGCCAGATGAACCTGCACGGCTACCTCGCCCGCGAGCGCATCTTCTACGGGTCGGAGGAGGGCATCGACTTCACGAACATCTACTTCTACACGGTGCTGTTCAACGCCCTGCGCGCCTCCAACCGCATCGCGATCGAGCAGGCGACGACATTCGACGGCTTCGAGGACTCCACGTACGCCAGCGGAGCGTTCTTCGACAAGTACACCGACGCCGAGTGGGCTCCCGCCACCGCGCGCGTCGCCGAGCTGTTCGCGAACAGCAACGTGCACGTGCCGACGCAGGCCGACTGGGCCGAGCTCAAGGCGTCCGTCATGCAGCACGGCATCTACAACCAGAACCTGCAGGCGGTGCCGCCCACCGGCTCGATCTCGTACATCAACAACTCGACGTCGTCGATCCACCCGATCGCCGCGAAGATCGAGATCCGCAAGGAAGGCAAGCTGGGCCGCGTCTACTACCCGGCGCCGTTCATGACGAACGACAACCTCGAGTACTACCAGGACGCCTACGAGATCGGCTCCGAGAAGATCATCGACACCTACGCCGCGGCGACGCAGCACGTCGACCAGGGCCTCTCGCTGACGCTGTTCTTCAAGGACACGGCGACGACCCGCGACATCAACAAGGCGCAGATCTACGCGTGGCGCAAGGGCATCAAGACGATCTACTACATCCGCCTGCGCCAGATGGCGTTGGAGGGCACGGAGGTCGACGGTTGCGTTTCGTGCATGCTCTAA
- the nrdI gene encoding class Ib ribonucleoside-diphosphate reductase assembly flavoprotein NrdI: MTEIVYFSSSSGNTHRFAEKLGRPATRLPLHSHIDGVKQPTLKVDSPFVLVLPTYGGGSNSSAVPQQVKQFLNEQGNRSLIRGVVAAGNTNFGAAYCLAGDIVAYKCAVPLLYRFEVFGTPDDVSAVDDRLEEFWTAQ; the protein is encoded by the coding sequence GTGACCGAGATCGTCTACTTCTCGAGTTCATCGGGAAACACACACCGCTTCGCGGAGAAGCTCGGCCGGCCGGCCACCCGCCTCCCGCTGCACAGCCACATCGACGGCGTGAAGCAACCGACCTTAAAGGTCGACTCGCCCTTCGTGCTCGTGCTGCCCACCTACGGCGGCGGCTCGAACTCCTCGGCCGTGCCCCAGCAGGTGAAGCAGTTCCTCAACGAGCAGGGCAACCGCTCCCTCATCCGGGGCGTCGTCGCCGCCGGCAACACCAATTTCGGCGCCGCCTACTGCCTGGCCGGCGACATCGTCGCGTACAAGTGCGCCGTGCCCCTGCTCTACCGCTTTGAAGTATTCGGAACACCCGACGACGTCTCCGCCGTCGATGACAGATTGGAAGAATTTTGGACAGCTCAGTGA
- the nrdF gene encoding class 1b ribonucleoside-diphosphate reductase subunit beta — protein sequence MTDKIKLLSHVDAINWNRIEDEKDVEVWNRLVNNFWLPEKIPLSNDIQSWNTLTPAEQTLTMRVFTGLTLLDTIQGTVGAVSLIPDAITQHEEAVYTNIAFMESVHAKSYSSIFSTLSNTKDIDDAFRWSTENENLQKKAAIVMDYYQGDDPLKRKVASTLLESFLFYSGFYLPMYWSSHAKLTNTADMIRLIIRDEAVHGYYIGYKFQKGLEKETPERREEIKDYTYALLFELYENEVEYTQDLYDEVGLTEDVKKFLHYNANKALMNLGYEAIFPKEVTDVNPAILSALSPNADENHDFFSGSGSSYVIGKAVVTEDEDWDF from the coding sequence ATGACCGACAAGATCAAACTGCTCTCCCACGTCGACGCGATCAACTGGAACCGCATCGAAGACGAGAAAGACGTCGAGGTGTGGAACCGCCTCGTCAACAACTTCTGGCTGCCCGAGAAGATCCCGCTCTCCAACGACATCCAGTCCTGGAACACGCTCACGCCGGCCGAGCAGACGCTCACCATGCGCGTGTTCACCGGCCTGACCCTGCTCGACACGATCCAGGGCACCGTGGGCGCCGTTTCGCTCATCCCCGACGCGATCACGCAGCACGAGGAAGCCGTCTACACGAACATCGCGTTTATGGAGTCGGTGCACGCCAAGAGCTACTCGTCGATCTTCTCGACGCTGAGCAACACGAAGGACATCGACGACGCCTTCCGCTGGTCGACCGAGAACGAGAACCTGCAGAAGAAGGCAGCGATCGTTATGGACTACTACCAGGGTGACGACCCGCTGAAGCGCAAGGTCGCCTCGACCCTGCTCGAGTCGTTCCTGTTCTACTCGGGCTTCTACCTGCCGATGTACTGGTCGAGCCACGCCAAGCTCACCAACACCGCCGACATGATCCGCCTCATCATCCGCGACGAGGCAGTCCACGGGTACTACATCGGCTACAAGTTCCAGAAGGGCCTCGAGAAGGAGACCCCGGAGCGCCGCGAAGAGATCAAGGACTACACCTACGCGCTGCTCTTCGAGCTCTACGAGAACGAGGTCGAGTACACGCAGGACCTCTACGACGAGGTCGGCCTGACCGAAGACGTCAAGAAGTTCCTGCACTACAACGCGAACAAGGCGCTGATGAACCTCGGCTACGAGGCGATCTTCCCCAAGGAGGTCACCGACGTGAACCCGGCGATCCTCTCCGCCCTCTCGCCGAACGCCGACGAGAACCACGACTTCTTCTCGGGCTCGGGTTCGTCGTACGTGATCGGCAAGGCAGTGGTCACCGAAGACGAGGACTGGGACTTCTAA